The following are encoded together in the Malaya genurostris strain Urasoe2022 chromosome 3, Malgen_1.1, whole genome shotgun sequence genome:
- the LOC131434224 gene encoding protein aubergine-like — MAERQPNRGGRNRARGFAAAGGGNGNPRGHNQGGGRGEGAQQRQPPPQSQAWPSLGQPAPPAQQNSPQQPPAPGWGAQQRAAQSQPTRQVQTQHKQPQQQQQPAQPQQQQQPAQPQQQSPAGSQPPDSSIAPIHRQQRGATGEVAAAGRGAMRGKRHIPDVLRTRPIDCPVTKQGISGDPLMLTTNYYRVSRQGDESIFQYRVDFTPSVETDRTMKSLIYNLKPILGGYLFDGTQLFTRHKLRSDEVEYPTKDNTTNQEYIIKLRKVGVVDGTNEMAFVIFNLINRKAMSGLKLQLIGRNYFDPEAKIAVNQYGIELYPGYVTSIRQHEQDVLMCVELTHRVMRVDTCYTLFRQCINQGGNWRDNYKKMILGSVVMANYGKNNTYTVNDVEFNTSPESSFSTPNGSVTFMKYFKERYNIDIRDPRQPMLVSRSKPRDIRAGRPEYIYLVPELVRATGITDDMRKNFNLMRTLADHTRLTPDKRMERLDVFNRRLQQSEESAEVFKFWKTELDRRLVEVKGRILKQEIIFFQNINSGINAGNEADWQMAFRNNAMHISVPLNKWFVVTPNGSEKLMADFMGCLRQAAKGMQFQIEEPTRVNIQNDSPSVYVDSLNQIVQQDPQLIMCLVSNDKADRYAAIKKKCCVDRAVPTQVIKTRTITPKGGNVRTLMSVATKVAIQINCKLGGIPWILKNPLSSVMVIGFDVCHDTRDKSKSYGALVASMYGPGIKHPRFFSTVNHHSCGEELSNYMAQNVIKALHSYKCDFNCLPQRIIIYRDGVGEGQMNYVFEHEIGAIKEKLNLAYQGNATNPRFTFFVVNKRINTRLFNQKRNPLPGTIVDDVITLPERNDFYLVSQSVRQGTVSPTSYNIIFDNSGLSADNLQVLTYKQTHLYYNWSGTVGVPAVCQYAHKLAFLAGQYLHQAPNNALEKKLYYL, encoded by the exons ATGGCAGAGAGACAACCAAACCGTGGAGGCCGTAACCGTGCCCGTGGATTTGCTGCGGCTGGTGGTGGCAATGGCAACCCACGCGGACACAACCAAGGCGGAGGTCGTGGTGAAGGAGCGCAGCAACGTCAACCACCACCTCAATCACAGGCTTGGCCCTCTCTGGGACAGCCGGCTCCACCTGCTCAGCAAAACAGTCCTCAGCAACCACCCGCTCCGGGATGGGGAGCACAGCAACGTGCTGCTCAGTCGCAGCCAACACGCCAGGTACAAACGCAACATAAACAaccgcagcaacaacaacaaccggcGCAaccacagcaacaacaacaaccggcGCAACCACAGCAACAAAGTCCTGCTGGATCTCAGCCACCCGATAGTTCCATAGCTCCAATTCATCGACAACAGAGAGGTGCTACTGGGGAAGTAGCTGCAGCCGGCCGAGGAGCTATGCGTGGTAAACGTCACATACCGGATGTCCTTCGCACGCGTCCAATTGATTGTCCAGTGACAAAGCAGGGAATATCTGGGGATCCGCTTATGCTTACAACAAACTATTATCGTGTTTCACGTCAGGGAGACGAATCAATTTTTCAGTATCGAGTAGATTTTACGCCCTCGGTCGAAACAGATAGGACTATGAAGTCATTGATTTATAATCTAAAACCAATACTTGGAGGGTATCTTTTTGATGGAACGCAGCTGTTTACGAGACATAAACTGCGAAGTGATGAGGTTGAATATCCTACAAAAGATAATACTACGAATCAGGAATATATAATTAAACTTCGAAAAGTTGGAGTTGTTGACGGCACGAACGAAATGGCATTCGTTATATTCAATTTGATAAATAGAAAAGCAATGAGTGGATTGAAACTTCAGTTGATTGGTCgaaattattttgatccagAAGCTAAAATAGCAGTTAATCAATACGGGATTGAACTCTATCCAGGATACGTTACAAGTATACGACAGCACGAGCAAGACGTGCTGATGTGTGTCGAACTAACTCATCGTGTTATGAGAGTGGACACATGCTATACACTATTTCGACAGTGTATTAACCAAGGAGGAAACTGGCGtgataattataaaaaaatgattCTTGGATCGGTTGTGATGGCAAATTACGGGAAAAATAATACTTACACCGTCAACGATGTGGAATTCAACACATCACCGGAGAGTTCTTTCTCGACACCAAACGGAAGTGTAACTTTCATGAAGTACTTTAAAGAACGCTACAATATCGACATCCGTGACCCAAGGCAACCCATGCTGGTTTCTCGTTCGAAACCTCGAGACATACGCGCTGGAAGACCTGAATATATTTACTTGGTTCCAGAACTGGTTCGTGCCACGGGAATCACTGACGATATGCGTAAAAACTTCAA tttaatgCGAACGCTTGCCGATCATACTCGATTGACTCCCGATAAACGGATGGAACGACTTGATGTATTTAATAGACGTTTGCAGCAGTCGGAAGAAAGTGCTGAGGTTTTTAAATTCTGGAAAACAGAATTAGATCGCCGGTTGGTAGAAGTAAAAGGACGGATTCTTAAACAAGAGattatatttttccaaaatataAACAG TGGCATAAACGCAGGAAATGAAGCGGACTGGCAGATGGCATTCCGCAATAACGCAATGCACATATCGGTTCCACTTAATAAATGGTTTGTTGTGACTCCGAATGGATCGGAAAAGTTGATGGCTGATTTCATGGGTTGTCTAAGACAAGCTGCCAAAGGCATGCAGTTTCAAATTGAGGAACCCACAAGGGTGAATATCCAAAACGATTCCCCTTCCGTGTACGTTGACTCTCTCAACCAGATTGTTCAGCAAGATCCCCAATTAATCATGTGTTTGGTAAGCAATGATAAGGCTGATCGCTATGCAGCCATCAAGAAAAAATGCTGTGTAGATCGGGCAGTTCCGACGCAGGTAATTAAGACGAGAACGATTACTCCAAAAGGTGGCAATGTGCGGACGTTGATGTCCGTGGCGACAAAAGTCGCTATTCAAATAAACTGTAAACTCGGAGGTATCCCATGGATTTTGAAAAATCCACTATCGTCGGTAATGGTGATtggatttgacgtttgtcaCGACACAAGGGACAAAAGCAAATCTTACGGAGCGTTGGTTGCTTCTATGTACGGACCTGGAATCAAACACCCTCGATTTTTCTCAACCGTCAATCACCATTCGTGTGGCGAAGAATTGTCTAATTACATGGCTCAAAACGTAATCAAAGCCTTGCATTCATATAAATGCGATTTTAATTGCTTGCCACAGCGTATTATCATCTATCGAGACGGAGTTGGAGAAGGACAAATGAACTATGTTTTTGAGCATGAGATTGGCGCCATAAAAGAAAAGTTAAATCTTGCATATCAAGGAAATGCTACAAACCCGAGGTTTACTTTCTTTGTTGTTAACAAAAGAATTAACACACGTTTATTTAACCAAAAACGCAACCCTTTGCCGGGTACAATCGTAGACGATGTCATTACTTTACCGGAACG AAATGACTTCTATCTGGTATCACAAAGCGTTCGTCAGGGTACAGTGTCACCAACATCGTATAACATTATTTTCGATAACTCTGGGCTGAGCGCTGACAACTTGCAGGTACTAACTTACAAACAAACCCATTTGTATTACAATTGGTCCGGCACGGTAGGTGTTCCGGCAGTTTGTCAGTATGCTCATAAATTGGCGTTCCTAGCAGGTCAATACTTGCACCAAGCACCGAATAATGCACTTGAGAAGAAATTGTACTATTTGTAA